In a single window of the Bacteroidota bacterium genome:
- a CDS encoding short chain dehydrogenase yields MKIIIVGASGTMGKHLTNAFAKEHEVVTAATDGCEVKVDITSPESIDNMYKQIGAFDALISTAGPTFVGPWAKLTDKEFRKGVEGKMMGQINLVLIGQNYIKPKGSFTLITGALTHEPQKNFANASAANGAVEGFVRAAAIELENGIRINAVSPTVIENSPQYFPFFPGDIPVTMLQLEYGFRKSLFGANTGQIIKPY; encoded by the coding sequence ATGAAAATTATCATCGTTGGTGCATCAGGCACTATGGGTAAGCATCTGACAAATGCATTTGCCAAAGAACATGAAGTTGTTACCGCTGCAACTGACGGTTGCGAGGTGAAGGTGGATATCACTTCCCCGGAATCAATTGACAACATGTACAAACAGATCGGAGCATTTGATGCTCTTATTTCAACAGCAGGTCCGACTTTTGTCGGCCCCTGGGCGAAACTTACAGACAAGGAATTCAGGAAAGGTGTTGAAGGGAAAATGATGGGACAGATCAATCTTGTTTTGATCGGGCAGAATTACATTAAACCAAAAGGCTCATTTACATTGATCACAGGTGCTCTGACACATGAGCCACAAAAGAATTTTGCCAATGCATCTGCTGCTAATGGTGCTGTGGAAGGTTTTGTAAGAGCTGCTGCCATTGAACTGGAAAATGGAATACGTATCAATGCAGTAAGTCCTACAGTAATTGAAAACTCCCCTCAGTATTTTCCTTTCTTTCCCGGCGATATCCCGGTTACAATGCTTCAACTGGAATATGGTTTCCGCAAATCTTTATTTGGCGCTAACACAGGACAGATCATTAAGCCTTACTAA
- a CDS encoding CPBP family intramembrane metalloprotease, with amino-acid sequence MSAAFIIAFAEEFLFRGFIFKRLIESIGVWPAQIIISGLFLLTHLNNPGMAESVKWVASLNIFLASMLFGLTYIRTKSLAFPIGLHFMANLTQGTLLGFGVSGNREESLMKPEFLQASDLFTGGMFGLEASLFGLATLLIMIVLFYIYLPDQN; translated from the coding sequence ATTTCTGCAGCATTTATTATTGCTTTCGCTGAAGAGTTTTTATTTCGCGGATTTATTTTTAAGAGACTTATAGAATCCATCGGTGTATGGCCGGCGCAAATTATTATTTCAGGGTTATTTCTTTTAACCCATCTTAATAATCCGGGCATGGCTGAATCAGTTAAGTGGGTTGCTTCCCTGAATATATTTTTAGCATCGATGTTATTCGGTTTGACATATATTCGAACAAAGAGTCTGGCATTTCCGATAGGATTACATTTTATGGCGAACTTGACACAGGGAACGCTCCTTGGATTTGGTGTCAGCGGAAATCGTGAAGAGAGTTTAATGAAACCAGAATTTTTGCAAGCATCGGATCTTTTTACAGGTGGCATGTTTGGTTTGGAAGCAAGTCTATTTGGGCTTGCGACTTTACTAATTATGATCGTACTGTTTTATATTTATTTGCCTGATCAGAATTAA
- a CDS encoding DUF4386 domain-containing protein — MSSLRKTSFFAGLIYILTFISIPTLSLYQPIHDPNYVLGAGPDKPIIIGGLLEIIVALSGIATAIILYPVLKRQGERMALGLVAARVLEASTIFLGVAFLLSAVTLRQESVGPDALLTSRTLVILYDRIFTLGQSFIPAIDDLLLGILLYKSRLVPRALSLIGIIGAFPLIAGFLGVLFGYIEFRSELSMISAIMVAIFEFSLGIYLVVRGFKPSAITAGM; from the coding sequence ATGAGTTCATTGAGAAAGACATCTTTCTTTGCCGGACTTATTTATATTCTCACATTTATTTCTATACCGACACTAAGTTTGTATCAACCCATTCACGATCCGAATTACGTTCTTGGGGCGGGACCAGACAAACCTATTATTATCGGTGGACTACTTGAAATTATTGTTGCTCTTTCCGGAATTGCAACCGCTATAATATTGTATCCTGTTTTAAAACGCCAGGGCGAGCGAATGGCTTTAGGCCTTGTCGCAGCAAGAGTGCTGGAAGCAAGTACAATCTTTTTGGGGGTCGCTTTCTTACTCTCGGCCGTAACCCTGAGGCAAGAAAGTGTAGGTCCGGATGCTTTGTTAACCAGTCGTACACTCGTTATTTTGTATGATCGCATCTTTACACTCGGACAATCGTTCATTCCTGCAATAGATGACCTGCTCCTGGGAATTTTACTGTATAAATCGCGCTTAGTACCACGTGCACTTTCCCTTATCGGAATTATCGGCGCTTTCCCTCTGATAGCAGGTTTCCTGGGAGTACTGTTCGGTTATATTGAGTTTCGTTCAGAATTATCAATGATATCTGCAATAATGGTTGCTATCTTCGAATTTTCTTTAGGTATTTACCTGGTGGTTCGTGGCTTCAAGCCGTCAGCAATCACAGCCGGGATGTGA
- a CDS encoding PorT family protein produces MKTIKTAVVLGLIFLSTSTFGQSDTTISEKNQNKKRSAQTHLDVMVQMTSSNLNYGSAESSLSDYKKSIRGLQAGFSFQAGVTPAFSVVSELYYMRKGGSLKANNPLNVGESTIKINSIELPMMARLHVGKLYLNAGPSIAYNFSGSRKFSDETSQLNFSNSIDGFKRWDASIQVGGGFSIPTKKKTITLDVRYVHGLSDIANAGEIKTRSVMVSVRVSKPWKTNPFAKKQFKQGVN; encoded by the coding sequence ATGAAAACAATTAAAACAGCAGTAGTATTAGGATTAATTTTCCTTAGCACATCAACATTTGGACAATCAGACACAACGATTTCCGAAAAAAATCAAAACAAAAAAAGATCAGCGCAAACTCATTTAGATGTCATGGTACAAATGACATCTTCTAATTTGAATTATGGGAGCGCTGAAAGTAGTCTGTCCGACTATAAAAAATCCATTCGAGGACTTCAAGCCGGATTTTCATTTCAAGCAGGTGTGACTCCGGCTTTCTCTGTAGTATCTGAATTGTATTACATGAGAAAGGGTGGATCATTAAAGGCAAATAATCCTTTGAACGTAGGCGAATCGACGATCAAGATCAACTCCATTGAACTACCGATGATGGCGCGTTTACATGTAGGAAAACTTTATTTAAACGCCGGTCCTTCTATTGCTTACAATTTCAGTGGAAGCAGAAAATTCAGTGATGAAACATCACAACTCAACTTCTCCAATTCGATTGACGGTTTCAAAAGATGGGATGCAAGTATACAAGTTGGCGGAGGATTTTCTATACCAACGAAAAAGAAAACCATTACACTAGATGTAAGATATGTACATGGCTTATCAGACATAGCCAATGCCGGCGAAATTAAAACAAGATCCGTAATGGTAAGTGTACGTGTTTCTAAACCTTGGAAAACAAATCCATTTGCGAAAAAGCAATTTAAGCAAGGAGTCAATTAA
- a CDS encoding NAD(P)/FAD-dependent oxidoreductase, with product MASLSRREFIQLGGKAVAFSLLPYSPSPNLKYNSMTNNKYFDVIIIGGSYAGLAAAMSLGRALIKTLIIDNGNPSNRQTPHSHNFLTNDGKTPAEIATLAKRQVSNYDSVSFLNDTAINAERTLNGFKIHVAGGENFETKKLIFATGIKDTLPPIKGFSECWGISVLHCPYCHGYEIRNKRTGIFGNGVTGFEFAKLISNWTNDLTIFTNGDSSFTTDQKNKLHTHHIKIIENKIDRLDHSNGYVNRILFKDGSVLPIDAIYAPSPFEQHCKIPEALGCELTDEGYIKTDQFHETTIKDVFAIGDNATKTRTVANAVAMGTHAGMTLSKKMIIEEF from the coding sequence ATGGCTTCTTTGTCCAGAAGAGAATTTATTCAATTAGGAGGAAAAGCTGTTGCATTTTCTCTGTTGCCATATTCCCCATCACCAAATTTAAAATACAATTCAATGACTAATAACAAATATTTTGATGTAATAATAATAGGCGGAAGCTATGCAGGTTTAGCAGCGGCAATGTCTCTTGGAAGAGCTTTAATAAAAACATTGATCATCGACAATGGTAATCCAAGCAATCGCCAAACGCCACATTCACATAATTTTCTAACGAATGACGGTAAAACGCCTGCTGAAATAGCCACACTTGCTAAACGGCAAGTGAGTAATTATGATTCTGTCTCTTTTCTAAACGATACTGCAATCAATGCTGAAAGAACATTGAATGGATTTAAAATTCATGTTGCCGGTGGTGAAAATTTTGAAACAAAGAAATTGATTTTCGCTACTGGTATTAAAGATACATTACCTCCGATAAAGGGTTTTTCAGAATGCTGGGGTATTTCAGTCCTGCATTGCCCCTATTGTCATGGTTACGAGATCCGAAATAAAAGAACGGGAATTTTTGGAAACGGAGTTACAGGCTTCGAGTTTGCGAAACTCATTTCGAATTGGACAAATGATCTTACCATTTTTACCAATGGCGACTCTTCATTCACAACCGATCAGAAAAATAAACTTCATACACATCATATTAAAATAATTGAGAATAAAATCGACCGACTTGATCACAGCAATGGTTATGTAAATAGGATTTTATTCAAGGACGGTTCTGTATTGCCCATTGACGCAATCTATGCACCCTCCCCTTTCGAGCAACATTGCAAAATTCCTGAAGCATTAGGATGCGAATTAACAGATGAAGGTTACATTAAAACAGATCAATTCCATGAAACAACGATTAAGGATGTCTTTGCAATTGGTGATAACGCTACCAAAACAAGAACTGTCGCAAACGCAGTTGCTATGGGTACGCATGCCGGAATGACCCTCAGCAAGAAAATGATCATTGAAGAATTCTAA
- a CDS encoding alginate export family protein, with product MKNLDATIYRFTIAFISIVNYTNAQSAIGLLRYNDNFTFIKDDSLKKGFNRFKYIEFSENNFISFGGEIREQLQLYHNINFGDLPPKFSSINAHQLNHRLMLHANIESGNHFRFFIQMNNTLQFMNVNPPSPEIDVNHLSLHQAFSEFLFDKWKIRIGRQEVFYGKHRIFTVREGPNTRQTFDGMVVKKVFKNGTIDFFALSKTISKKFIFDDEFGKERSFGFYSNLFLTEKSIGLDFYGLNFQSEQRKYNHNSGPENRQTVGFRLFSDLKQFNFEIEGTYQTGQFNSLSIDAYNVFADVNITILQKMKARIGLAANISSGDKNSSDNKLNTYNLLYAKPAYGLAIPLGSANMISIYPYIKINPVPKLNILTQVFFLQINSDQDGLYSPSMIMVRPQPETSSNSNSMYMGTFFVLETSYQHSENFSLSFDASYFNVGGFLKETGKGKDLTYVSFKSTFKF from the coding sequence ATGAAAAATCTTGATGCCACAATTTACAGATTTACAATTGCTTTTATAAGCATTGTAAATTATACTAATGCTCAGTCCGCTATTGGCCTTCTGAGGTATAACGACAACTTTACCTTCATCAAGGATGATAGCCTGAAAAAAGGTTTTAATCGTTTTAAATATATCGAGTTCAGCGAAAATAACTTCATTTCATTTGGCGGAGAAATCAGAGAACAACTCCAATTGTACCATAACATTAATTTCGGAGATCTGCCTCCGAAATTTTCAAGCATTAATGCCCACCAGCTTAATCATCGTTTGATGCTTCACGCTAACATAGAATCAGGAAATCATTTTCGCTTTTTTATTCAAATGAACAATACTCTTCAGTTCATGAATGTGAATCCACCGTCTCCCGAAATAGATGTGAATCATCTGAGCTTACATCAGGCTTTTTCTGAATTCCTGTTTGACAAATGGAAAATCAGAATAGGCAGACAAGAGGTCTTTTACGGAAAGCACAGGATATTCACAGTAAGGGAGGGCCCGAATACCCGGCAAACTTTCGATGGAATGGTTGTAAAAAAAGTTTTCAAAAATGGCACAATAGATTTCTTTGCTTTGTCCAAAACAATTTCCAAAAAATTCATTTTTGATGATGAGTTTGGAAAAGAAAGGTCCTTTGGATTTTACAGCAACTTGTTTTTAACTGAAAAAAGTATCGGATTGGATTTTTATGGATTAAATTTCCAATCAGAACAAAGGAAATACAATCACAACTCTGGTCCAGAGAACAGACAAACAGTTGGGTTTCGGTTATTTTCCGATTTGAAGCAATTTAATTTCGAAATAGAAGGAACGTATCAAACAGGCCAATTCAATTCGCTTTCGATTGATGCTTATAATGTATTTGCCGATGTCAATATAACAATCCTGCAAAAAATGAAAGCCAGAATTGGCTTGGCTGCAAATATCAGTTCGGGCGACAAAAATAGTTCTGACAATAAATTAAATACATACAATTTATTGTATGCAAAGCCTGCATATGGTTTGGCTATTCCATTAGGCTCTGCTAACATGATCAGCATATATCCTTACATTAAAATAAATCCGGTTCCAAAACTCAATATACTGACACAAGTTTTCTTCTTACAAATAAATAGTGATCAGGATGGTTTATATTCTCCATCTATGATAATGGTAAGACCTCAACCTGAAACCTCATCCAATTCAAACTCGATGTATATGGGAACTTTCTTTGTATTAGAAACGTCCTATCAGCATTCTGAAAACTTCTCACTCTCCTTTGATGCATCCTATTTCAATGTTGGAGGTTTTCTTAAGGAAACCGGAAAAGGTAAAGATCTGACATACGTTTCATTTAAATCTACCTTCAAATTCTGA
- a CDS encoding response regulator transcription factor, whose product MISALIVDDEKKNHECLSKLLEEYCPTVKVVGQVSSVDEALDFISKNKPQLVFLDVEMPNGTGFDLLRKVPVIDFKIIFVTAHAHYAIKAIRFSAVDYILKPIDTDDLVRAVEKVSNELEENGPSQYNAFLENLNTTTTYKIAIPVKDGYAFLLPEEIIRLHADGAYTHIHTAIEKFTGTKNIKEYEDLLHEYGFFRSHNSHLINLKHVKRFSRLDGYFVHMSDNSVAEISRRKKEEFIGMMTKKAIS is encoded by the coding sequence ATGATCTCCGCCCTCATCGTCGACGACGAAAAAAAGAACCACGAATGCCTTTCCAAATTACTGGAAGAATATTGTCCGACGGTAAAAGTCGTAGGTCAGGTTTCTTCCGTCGACGAAGCGCTCGATTTCATTTCCAAGAACAAACCGCAACTGGTTTTCCTCGATGTCGAAATGCCCAACGGCACCGGCTTCGATTTGCTTAGAAAAGTTCCGGTTATCGATTTCAAAATAATTTTCGTAACCGCACATGCACACTATGCGATCAAAGCCATTCGTTTTTCAGCAGTCGATTACATTTTAAAACCGATCGACACCGATGACTTAGTCCGCGCAGTAGAAAAAGTTTCGAATGAATTAGAAGAGAACGGTCCTTCGCAATACAATGCTTTTTTAGAAAATCTCAATACAACAACGACATACAAAATTGCCATTCCTGTAAAAGACGGCTATGCATTTTTATTACCCGAAGAAATTATTCGTCTGCATGCCGACGGAGCCTACACGCACATCCACACAGCCATTGAAAAATTTACCGGTACAAAAAACATCAAAGAGTACGAAGACCTTTTGCACGAATACGGTTTTTTCCGTTCACACAATTCGCATCTGATCAATCTTAAACATGTAAAGCGCTTCAGTCGCCTTGATGGATATTTTGTACATATGAGTGACAACTCCGTTGCAGAAATTTCAAGACGCAAGAAGGAAGAGTTTATTGGGATGATGACGAAGAAGGCGATTTCCTGA
- a CDS encoding histidine kinase: MGRIGGRTFYYDKDNWRNYSRLFLKGNMISAIFQDNENGYWFTTLENGVFYLPDDKIKSIEFSDSIKKPTSLATDLTGKLYIGCWTGAILEMQNQKVKTIYEQTDIAKKLPITDLTVFAGDPAIYVSRYYAGSIIGGKYNVYKIRNPIGVKTEYFRKENGDIYAAGSSFILSIKSDSIYISDLLSQRVNTIVETNDGRLLIGCNRGVFYYDERTKRETPYKKEFDEVRVDDIKHIGNKLLFATKGKGILFVVNDSVISVDETKGLASNLVGRMTVSGNEVWVATNKGVSHIEFDDLNSIAYKITNIHHSDGLLNDEISEIAVLNDTVYVATNSGISFFSATADFTNTISPKIYISSIKMNTKKIIGFENMIFPHDSNNLQISFNAISFKSFEKITYKYLLIHDKDTITSTTMNREVEFLSLAPGNYYFSVMAMNKSGVWSDASANFNFVIRPAWWQSVWFKVGISLLITAIVFFYYKSQLRKLREKLENEQVQASLQLTAIRAQMNPHFIFNVMNSIRIYMQSHDLKSAEKYLTSFSKLVRYVLDNSDKQVVSLEAELNSLRNYVELEMQQFESGFEFRIDVEEGIELSDYELPSLLLQPFVENSIKHGISKMKGKGKIVIDIRRKGENLLIAIEDNGIGFEEAKEWNIKNREPHESRGTKIIFQRIEAYNKLFRKNIKAEYRDLRSENGTLTGTRVEVEI, from the coding sequence GTGGGTAGGATCGGAGGAAGGACTTTTTACTATGACAAAGATAACTGGAGAAATTATTCAAGACTTTTTCTGAAAGGGAATATGATCTCAGCAATTTTTCAGGATAATGAAAATGGATATTGGTTCACAACACTGGAGAATGGAGTTTTCTATTTGCCGGACGATAAGATAAAAAGCATTGAGTTTTCTGATTCAATAAAGAAACCAACTAGTCTGGCAACTGATCTTACAGGCAAGCTTTATATTGGTTGCTGGACCGGTGCAATTCTTGAAATGCAGAATCAGAAAGTAAAAACGATTTACGAACAAACTGATATTGCAAAAAAATTACCGATTACAGACCTGACTGTTTTTGCGGGGGATCCTGCAATTTATGTGAGCAGGTATTATGCAGGAAGTATTATTGGAGGGAAGTATAATGTTTATAAGATCCGTAATCCGATAGGTGTAAAGACGGAATATTTCAGAAAAGAAAATGGCGACATTTATGCCGCAGGATCATCCTTTATACTTTCTATTAAATCTGATTCGATATATATCAGCGATTTGCTTTCCCAACGGGTCAATACCATTGTTGAAACAAATGATGGACGTTTACTCATAGGTTGTAATCGTGGGGTTTTTTATTATGATGAAAGAACTAAACGGGAGACGCCATATAAAAAGGAATTTGACGAAGTACGTGTCGACGACATTAAACATATCGGAAATAAATTATTGTTTGCAACAAAAGGAAAGGGAATCTTGTTCGTAGTAAACGACTCTGTAATTTCAGTTGATGAAACCAAAGGCCTTGCAAGTAATCTGGTGGGAAGAATGACAGTTTCCGGAAATGAAGTTTGGGTAGCAACAAATAAAGGAGTAAGTCATATAGAGTTCGATGATCTGAATTCCATCGCGTATAAGATCACCAATATCCATCACAGCGATGGTTTGTTGAATGATGAGATCAGTGAGATCGCTGTATTGAATGATACAGTTTACGTTGCAACCAATTCAGGAATTTCTTTTTTCTCAGCAACTGCTGATTTCACAAATACAATTTCACCAAAGATCTACATCTCATCAATTAAGATGAATACAAAGAAGATCATTGGATTTGAGAACATGATCTTCCCACACGATTCAAATAATCTGCAGATCAGTTTTAATGCAATTTCATTTAAGAGTTTTGAAAAGATAACCTACAAGTATTTGTTGATTCACGACAAAGACACCATTACTTCAACAACGATGAATCGCGAAGTTGAATTTTTATCGCTTGCTCCGGGCAATTATTATTTCAGTGTAATGGCAATGAATAAATCAGGCGTGTGGAGCGATGCTTCAGCAAATTTCAATTTTGTAATTCGTCCGGCGTGGTGGCAATCGGTCTGGTTTAAAGTTGGAATTTCACTTTTAATAACTGCAATAGTTTTCTTTTACTACAAAAGTCAGTTGAGAAAGTTACGAGAAAAGCTGGAGAATGAACAAGTGCAGGCTTCCTTGCAGTTGACTGCAATCCGTGCTCAGATGAATCCGCATTTTATTTTCAACGTCATGAATTCGATCCGGATTTATATGCAGAGTCATGATCTGAAGTCGGCAGAAAAATATCTGACTTCATTTTCGAAGTTGGTGAGATATGTTCTTGACAATTCCGATAAGCAAGTAGTATCACTTGAAGCCGAATTGAATTCACTTCGCAATTATGTTGAACTGGAAATGCAGCAATTTGAAAGCGGTTTTGAATTCAGGATAGATGTTGAAGAAGGAATAGAACTTTCCGATTATGAATTGCCGTCGTTGTTATTGCAGCCATTCGTAGAAAATTCCATCAAGCATGGTATTTCTAAGATGAAAGGTAAAGGGAAGATCGTAATTGATATCCGCAGAAAAGGGGAGAACTTATTGATAGCAATTGAAGACAACGGAATCGGTTTCGAAGAAGCAAAAGAGTGGAACATCAAAAACCGGGAGCCGCATGAATCACGGGGAACGAAGATCATTTTCCAGCGGATAGAGGCATATAACAAGCTTTTCAGGAAGAATATCAAGGCAGAATACCGCGATCTGCGCTCGGAAAATGGTACTTTAACGGGAACAAGGGTAGAAGTTGAGATTTAA
- a CDS encoding T9SS type A sorting domain-containing protein, translated as MIAPNFIAVDNAGRVVASLVAGATNLIRYNTDGSVNFTAVTIDAAHIAIDYQNNIYLINNYGTYNLVRFDSSGTFSWIKPDIAVCPPFGDISVELIVDWDQDIIAIGLNDSMYKYNYNGDFEWQRSMNGLDSYRISSSLFSQNYILIAGAIQGPIDNNVRVATFDVMGNQNWFGDYNSNSVQEFPVDMAFDDSGIYILEDSISSADLIKFDYPFVAGMPVDYSLVCVDSVWYDTLNPIYINVRIFNGNFAHMNYPSVQIVSPQGDTISNKIGWVNFFAHMGNGLQTYQDTITQFGITDFSQYHFLMSESFSDTTVEIFWCLTSDITDPYETHLGIYPNPTSGSIHLMQIPDGETATLQIFDSNGRLCQTTKVTSANNEIDLEKFSSGIYFLRMTSKSRVRIGKVIKQ; from the coding sequence GTGATTGCTCCTAATTTTATTGCAGTTGACAATGCAGGTCGTGTTGTCGCTTCCCTTGTTGCCGGCGCAACTAATCTGATCAGATATAACACGGACGGATCTGTTAATTTTACTGCAGTCACAATTGATGCTGCGCATATAGCTATCGACTACCAGAATAATATTTATCTGATAAATAATTATGGAACCTACAATCTGGTTCGGTTTGATAGTTCAGGTACTTTCAGTTGGATTAAACCGGATATTGCTGTCTGTCCACCGTTTGGTGATATCAGTGTTGAATTGATCGTTGACTGGGATCAGGATATAATTGCAATCGGCTTGAATGATTCTATGTACAAGTATAATTACAATGGTGATTTTGAATGGCAGCGTTCGATGAATGGTCTGGACAGTTACAGGATATCGTCTTCTTTATTTAGTCAGAATTACATTCTTATCGCAGGCGCAATACAAGGACCAATTGATAACAATGTAAGAGTTGCAACATTCGATGTAATGGGAAATCAGAATTGGTTTGGCGATTACAATTCGAATTCGGTTCAGGAGTTTCCTGTTGACATGGCTTTCGATGATTCCGGAATATATATTCTGGAAGACAGTATCTCAAGTGCAGATCTTATCAAGTTTGATTATCCTTTCGTAGCGGGAATGCCTGTTGATTATTCCCTGGTATGTGTAGACAGTGTCTGGTATGATACCTTAAATCCAATCTATATTAATGTAAGGATCTTCAACGGAAATTTCGCACATATGAATTATCCGTCAGTGCAGATCGTCAGTCCGCAAGGCGATACAATTTCAAATAAGATCGGCTGGGTAAATTTCTTTGCTCATATGGGTAATGGTCTTCAGACGTATCAGGATACGATCACTCAATTCGGCATAACAGATTTTTCACAGTATCATTTTCTGATGAGCGAAAGTTTCAGCGATACAACTGTAGAGATTTTCTGGTGTCTGACGAGTGATATTACTGATCCATATGAAACTCATCTTGGCATCTATCCGAATCCGACATCCGGTTCAATTCATCTGATGCAAATTCCTGATGGGGAAACTGCAACGTTGCAGATCTTTGATTCAAATGGTCGACTCTGTCAAACTACGAAGGTCACTTCCGCTAACAATGAAATCGATCTTGAGAAATTTTCGTCAGGTATATATTTCTTGAGGATGACAAGTAAGAGCAGAGTGCGGATTGGGAAAGTCATAAAGCAATAA
- a CDS encoding helix-turn-helix domain-containing protein, with the protein MSISKKNIPAFDFNKSLHKDHLFEFTKLEESYNPYDASHPHRHNYFEVLFFNGSGGSHEIDFQSYPIEKNSIHFVSPGQVHLLRRDPKVTGYVLSFTDDFFLDRAASSMFIETLPFFINPSSTPIVRLEDTENVSEINDIIKRIQKEYASEHSDKIQVIASWMSLFLISCRRLYLNQVPSGEKHGVKNETTRKFRKLVEEKFAENKSVSEYAALLNITPGHLNDTMQKELGKTASELIHERIILEAKRLLYHSEKSIKEIAAALNYDDPSYFTKFFKTNTDFTPDQFRKSIREKYH; encoded by the coding sequence ATGTCGATTTCAAAGAAAAACATACCCGCATTCGATTTCAATAAAAGTCTCCACAAGGATCATTTATTTGAATTCACAAAGCTGGAAGAGAGCTACAACCCTTATGATGCCAGCCATCCGCATCGCCATAATTATTTTGAAGTATTATTTTTCAATGGTTCGGGTGGAAGTCATGAGATCGATTTTCAATCGTATCCCATTGAGAAAAATTCAATTCATTTTGTATCACCCGGACAAGTGCACTTACTGAGAAGAGATCCGAAAGTTACGGGATATGTGCTTTCGTTTACTGATGATTTTTTCCTTGATCGCGCAGCAAGTTCGATGTTCATTGAAACGTTGCCGTTTTTTATAAATCCATCATCAACTCCAATTGTTCGTCTGGAAGATACAGAAAACGTAAGCGAAATTAACGACATCATTAAGCGGATTCAGAAAGAATATGCTTCAGAGCATTCAGATAAAATTCAGGTGATCGCTTCCTGGATGTCTTTGTTTTTAATTTCATGCAGGAGATTATATCTGAATCAGGTTCCTTCCGGTGAAAAGCATGGAGTGAAAAATGAAACGACAAGAAAATTCAGAAAGCTCGTGGAAGAAAAATTTGCAGAGAATAAATCTGTCAGCGAGTATGCGGCATTATTAAACATTACTCCCGGACATTTGAATGATACGATGCAAAAGGAACTCGGAAAAACGGCAAGTGAATTGATCCATGAGCGGATAATTCTCGAAGCAAAAAGACTGCTTTATCATTCAGAAAAGAGCATTAAGGAAATAGCTGCAGCCTTGAATTACGATGATCCCAGTTATTTTACGAAATTTTTCAAAACGAATACTGATTTCACTCCGGATCAGTTCAGGAAATCCATCCGCGAAAAGTACCATTGA